From a single Lolium rigidum isolate FL_2022 chromosome 7, APGP_CSIRO_Lrig_0.1, whole genome shotgun sequence genomic region:
- the LOC124673090 gene encoding putative inorganic phosphate transporter 1-13: MAGNQQPRVLQALDVARTQWYHFTAIAIAGMGFFTDAYDLFSISLVVDVIGHRYYGGQPPRGVSAAISVIALCGTVPGQLVFGWLGDKMGRKRIYGYTLILMVVCSLASGFSFSKRTGKSVVTVLCFFRFWLGVSIGGDYPLSATIMSEYANKKTRGAFIAAVFAMQGFGNLAAGIVGMITSKAFEKASPNDVDYVWRIVLMIGAIPALLTYYWRMQMPETARYT, encoded by the exons ATGGCTGGCAACCAGCAGCCGAGGGTGCTGCAAGCCCTTGATGTGGCACGGACGCAGTGGTACCACTTCACGGCGATCGCCATCGCCGGCATGGGCTTCTTCACCGACGCCTACGATCTCTTCTCCATCTCCCTAGTCGTCGACGTCATCGGCCATAGGTACTATGGTggccagccgcctcgcggggtctCCGCCGCCATCAGCGTCATCGCGCTCTGCGGCACCGTCCCTGGGCAGCTCGTCTTCGGCTGGCTCGGAGACAAGATGGGCCGGAAGCGCATCTATGGCTACACACTGATCCTCATGGTCGTCTGCTCCCTCGCCTCCGGCTTCTCCTTCAGCAAGCGTACCGGCAAAAGCGTGGTGACCGTCCTCTGCTTCTTCCGGTTCTGGCTCGGCGTCAGCATCGGCGGCGACTACCCGCTCTCCGCCACCATCATGTCTGAGTATGCCAATAAGAAAACCCGCGGCGCATTCATCGCCGCCGTCTTCGCCATGCAA GGTTTTGGCAACCTTGCTGCTGGGATTGTCGGCATGATCACATCAAAAGCCTTCGAGAAAGCATCGCCCAATGACGTTGACTACGTCTGGCGCATCGTCCTGATGATCGGCGCCATTCCGGCGCTGCTCACCTACTACTGGCGCATGCAGATGCCGGAGACGGCACGGTACACTTGA